A part of Desertifilum tharense IPPAS B-1220 genomic DNA contains:
- a CDS encoding rhodanese-like domain-containing protein codes for MNIQDNISDAKNQLPDLPTTPPKLKRQSSPNDLKERLDWGEPALTIIDIRDREEFHQGRIMGAIHMPMDNLVEMAKSNLEYSRDIYIYGESNEQTAQAANRLREAGFQNVAELQGGLPAWKAIDGSAEGVREARVEPGSTATNLAARAKDAAKK; via the coding sequence ATGAATATTCAAGACAATATCTCAGACGCTAAAAACCAACTTCCCGATCTACCCACCACTCCCCCTAAACTCAAACGTCAATCTTCTCCTAACGATCTTAAAGAACGTCTGGATTGGGGCGAACCGGCTTTAACCATTATTGATATTCGCGATCGCGAAGAGTTCCATCAAGGTCGGATCATGGGTGCCATTCACATGCCGATGGACAACCTCGTGGAAATGGCTAAGTCTAACTTAGAATATAGCCGCGATATTTATATTTACGGCGAATCCAACGAGCAAACCGCCCAAGCCGCAAATAGACTCCGCGAAGCCGGTTTCCAAAATGTAGCCGAACTCCAAGGTGGCTTACCCGCATGGAAAGCTATTGATGGTTCCGCAGAAGGCGTGCGAGAAGCACGGGTTGAACCCGGTTCTACCGCCACCAACCTAGCCGCACGCGCTAAGGACGCAGCTAAAAAGTAG
- a CDS encoding dual specificity protein phosphatase family protein, translating to MSPKFWNPWAKRSEPQRQSSSVTSSSLLSPSWVIPGQLAVGRLPRVGEGERLADQKIQVILSLCAEVEGTLPEEIVQNFRCLRYCLPDSHYATPMQVEDLAAVVDLVHQTVEQQTPLYIHCLAGMERSPTACIAYLCRYQSLELWEAMNWLKQVHPRTLPTEAQLRVIREYLALKRD from the coding sequence GTGTCACCAAAATTTTGGAACCCTTGGGCGAAGCGTTCGGAACCCCAACGTCAGTCATCTTCTGTCACTTCGTCTTCGCTGCTCTCGCCGAGTTGGGTGATTCCGGGTCAATTAGCGGTTGGGCGTTTACCGCGCGTGGGGGAAGGAGAAAGACTCGCCGACCAAAAAATTCAAGTGATTCTTTCCCTATGTGCTGAGGTAGAAGGTACCCTCCCGGAGGAGATTGTGCAAAACTTTCGCTGCTTGCGCTACTGCTTGCCCGATAGTCATTATGCAACGCCGATGCAGGTGGAGGATCTAGCGGCAGTTGTCGATCTGGTGCATCAAACGGTAGAACAACAAACGCCCCTCTATATCCATTGTTTAGCGGGGATGGAGCGATCGCCAACAGCGTGTATCGCCTACCTCTGTCGCTATCAGAGTCTAGAGTTGTGGGAAGCGATGAATTGGCTCAAACAAGTCCATCCTCGAACCTTGCCTACCGAAGCCCAACTGCGAGTCATTCGGGAATATTTAGCGCTCAAACGAGATTAG
- a CDS encoding type II toxin-antitoxin system YafQ family toxin, whose amino-acid sequence MEVSFSSAFKRAFKKKIKGNPDLEVRFWQKLELFIIDPFEPILKTHKLSGKLKDLWSFSVEYDERVVLYFTDDERAVFVDIGSHDEVY is encoded by the coding sequence ATGGAAGTGAGTTTCAGTTCTGCCTTTAAGCGCGCTTTTAAAAAGAAGATTAAAGGCAATCCAGACTTGGAGGTCAGGTTTTGGCAAAAATTAGAGTTGTTCATTATAGATCCCTTTGAACCGATTTTAAAGACTCATAAACTATCGGGTAAGTTAAAAGATTTATGGAGTTTTAGTGTCGAGTATGATGAGAGGGTAGTGCTTTATTTTACCGACGATGAAAGGGCGGTATTTGTTGATATAGGCAGCCATGATGAGGTATATTAA
- a CDS encoding Lin0512 family protein, with translation MTRQRLIIEMGMGIDQHGQDPTVAAQRAVRNAIAHNALPGVWEVAGLNHPNQMIVEVQVAVPYPEQVREAEVLAVLPFGQKSLTLEKGGMVVQGRAIPELNDKNDDMIVAVAAVTVSIEREEN, from the coding sequence ATGACGCGCCAACGTTTGATTATCGAAATGGGAATGGGCATCGATCAACACGGGCAAGACCCCACTGTAGCCGCCCAACGTGCTGTCCGCAATGCGATCGCCCATAACGCCCTACCGGGAGTTTGGGAAGTCGCTGGCTTAAACCATCCCAATCAGATGATTGTAGAGGTTCAAGTCGCCGTTCCCTATCCCGAACAAGTCCGAGAAGCCGAAGTTCTCGCCGTTCTCCCATTTGGTCAAAAAAGCTTAACCCTCGAAAAAGGTGGAATGGTGGTTCAAGGACGCGCTATTCCAGAGTTAAACGATAAAAATGATGACATGATCGTGGCGGTGGCGGCCGTTACTGTCTCGATCGAACGGGAAGAAAATTGA
- the typA gene encoding translational GTPase TypA gives MSLPIRNVAIIAHVDHGKTTLVDALLKQSGIFREGEDVPDCVMDSNALERERGITILSKNTAVQYKDTLINIVDTPGHADFGGEVERVLGMVDGCILIVDANEGPMPQTRFVLKKALEKGLRPIVVVNKIDRPQADPYGAIDKVLDLFLELGADEDQCDFPYLFASGLSGYAKDGLEDEGVDMQPLFEAILHHVPPPVGDATKPLQLQVTTLDYSEYLGRIVIGRIHNGTLKAGQQAALIKETGEIVKGKITKLMGFEGLKRIDLEESSAGNLVAVAGFADANIGETITDPNNPQALPLIKVDEPTLQMTFSVNDSPFAGQEGDFVTSRQLRDRLMRELETNVALRIEETDSPDKFLVSGRGELHLGILIETMRREGYEFQVSQPQVIYREVSGQPCEPFEYLVLDVPEEAVGGCIERLGQRKGEMQDMQMGGNGRTQLEFVIPARGLIGFRGEFMRLTRGEGIMNHSFLDYRPLSGDVETRRNGVIIAFEEGVATFYAMKNGEDRGVFFITPGTRVYKGMIVGEHNRPQDLDLNVCKTKQLTNHRASGGDELVQLQAPVEMSLERALEYIGADELVEVTPQSIRLRKLAKKLVKR, from the coding sequence ATGTCCCTTCCGATTCGCAACGTTGCCATCATTGCCCACGTCGATCATGGTAAGACCACACTTGTAGACGCCTTGCTTAAACAATCTGGCATCTTCCGCGAAGGAGAGGACGTACCAGATTGCGTTATGGACTCCAACGCCCTCGAACGGGAACGCGGGATTACCATCCTCTCCAAAAATACCGCCGTTCAGTATAAAGATACCCTGATCAACATCGTCGATACCCCCGGTCACGCCGACTTTGGGGGAGAAGTCGAACGCGTTTTGGGGATGGTCGATGGCTGTATCCTAATTGTGGACGCCAACGAAGGGCCCATGCCTCAAACCCGCTTTGTGCTGAAAAAAGCCTTAGAAAAAGGGTTGCGTCCCATCGTCGTTGTTAATAAAATTGACCGACCCCAAGCCGATCCTTACGGCGCAATTGATAAAGTCTTAGACCTATTCTTAGAACTGGGTGCGGATGAAGATCAATGTGACTTCCCCTACCTATTCGCCTCCGGCCTATCGGGATACGCTAAAGACGGCTTAGAAGATGAAGGCGTCGATATGCAACCGCTATTTGAGGCGATTTTACACCACGTTCCGCCTCCGGTTGGCGACGCCACCAAACCGTTGCAACTGCAAGTCACCACCCTAGACTACTCGGAATATCTCGGTCGGATCGTCATTGGTAGAATTCACAACGGTACCCTGAAAGCCGGACAGCAAGCGGCTTTAATTAAAGAAACTGGGGAAATCGTTAAAGGCAAAATCACCAAACTCATGGGATTTGAAGGCCTCAAACGCATTGACTTAGAAGAATCTTCCGCCGGGAACCTCGTCGCCGTCGCTGGGTTTGCAGATGCGAACATTGGCGAAACCATCACCGACCCCAACAACCCGCAAGCCTTACCCTTAATTAAGGTAGACGAACCTACCTTACAAATGACCTTCTCGGTGAATGACTCGCCGTTTGCGGGACAGGAAGGGGATTTCGTCACCTCGCGGCAATTGCGCGATCGCCTGATGCGAGAATTAGAAACAAACGTCGCCCTTCGCATTGAAGAAACCGACTCCCCCGATAAATTCCTGGTTTCTGGACGCGGCGAACTCCACCTGGGTATCTTAATTGAAACCATGCGGCGCGAAGGTTACGAGTTTCAAGTCTCCCAGCCGCAAGTCATCTACCGCGAAGTCAGCGGACAGCCTTGCGAACCCTTTGAATATCTCGTGCTTGACGTTCCTGAAGAAGCTGTTGGTGGCTGTATCGAACGCCTCGGACAGCGTAAAGGCGAAATGCAGGATATGCAAATGGGCGGTAACGGCCGTACCCAGTTAGAATTCGTGATCCCCGCACGCGGTTTAATTGGCTTCCGGGGTGAATTCATGCGCCTGACTCGCGGTGAAGGGATCATGAACCACAGTTTCCTAGACTATCGTCCCCTGAGTGGCGATGTGGAAACCCGTCGCAACGGCGTCATTATCGCTTTTGAAGAAGGCGTTGCCACATTCTACGCCATGAAGAACGGCGAAGACCGAGGCGTATTCTTCATTACTCCAGGAACCCGCGTCTATAAGGGAATGATTGTCGGCGAACACAACCGTCCGCAAGACTTAGACCTGAATGTTTGTAAAACTAAGCAACTCACCAACCATCGCGCCTCTGGTGGCGATGAGTTGGTCCAACTGCAAGCGCCTGTAGAAATGAGTCTAGAACGGGCTTTAGAATACATTGGCGCTGATGAGTTAGTGGAAGTTACTCCCCAGTCCATTCGCCTGCGGAAGTTAGCGAAGAAACTGGTTAAACGCTAA
- the dhaK gene encoding dihydroxyacetone kinase subunit DhaK — MKKLINDPNAVVRESLEGMAIAHADLINVHYQPHFIYRADAPISGKVALISGGGSGHEPLHGGFVGLGMLDAACPGEVFTSPTPDQMLEAAKAVHGGAGVLNIVKNYSGDVMNFEMAAELANAEGIPTLNILIDDDVAVKDSLYTQGRRGVGTTVLAEKICGAAAEQGYSLQALADLCRKVNLNGRSMGMALTSCTVPAKGSPTFELGDREIEMGIGIHGEPGRQRLTLQSADDIAQRLAESILEDPPYTRTLREWNLDAGDWIEQELTNPPLRAGDSVLAFVNSMGGTPLSELYIIYRQLAKICQQHQIQIVRQLIGPYITSLEMQGCSITLLKLDEEMLKLWDAPVKTPAWRWGI; from the coding sequence ATGAAAAAACTGATTAATGACCCGAACGCCGTTGTTCGCGAAAGTTTAGAAGGAATGGCGATCGCCCATGCGGATCTGATTAACGTTCATTATCAACCCCACTTTATCTATCGCGCCGATGCCCCCATTTCCGGTAAAGTCGCCCTCATCTCCGGAGGCGGTAGCGGACACGAACCCCTACATGGCGGTTTTGTGGGACTCGGAATGCTCGATGCTGCTTGCCCTGGAGAGGTGTTTACTTCCCCAACCCCGGATCAAATGTTAGAGGCGGCTAAAGCCGTCCACGGCGGCGCAGGGGTGCTGAATATTGTCAAAAACTATTCCGGCGATGTGATGAATTTTGAGATGGCGGCAGAACTCGCCAATGCTGAAGGGATTCCCACCCTTAATATTTTGATTGATGATGACGTTGCCGTCAAAGACTCCCTTTATACCCAAGGACGCCGAGGTGTAGGCACAACGGTACTGGCTGAAAAAATTTGCGGGGCTGCCGCCGAACAGGGATATTCTCTCCAAGCCCTCGCCGATCTGTGCCGCAAGGTTAACTTAAACGGCCGCAGTATGGGAATGGCCCTTACTTCCTGTACCGTTCCCGCTAAGGGGAGTCCAACCTTTGAATTAGGCGATCGCGAAATTGAAATGGGAATTGGCATTCACGGCGAACCGGGACGCCAACGCCTCACCCTGCAATCTGCGGATGACATTGCCCAAAGGCTAGCAGAATCGATCTTAGAAGATCCCCCTTATACTCGGACGCTCCGGGAGTGGAATCTAGATGCGGGCGACTGGATCGAGCAAGAACTGACCAATCCCCCTTTACGGGCGGGCGATTCAGTTTTAGCGTTTGTGAATAGTATGGGAGGAACGCCGCTTTCGGAGTTGTATATTATTTATCGCCAACTGGCTAAAATTTGCCAACAGCATCAAATTCAGATTGTGCGTCAGTTAATTGGGCCTTATATCACTTCGTTGGAAATGCAGGGTTGCTCGATTACACTGCTCAAGTTAGATGAAGAGATGCTCAAACTGTGGGATGCTCCGGTTAAAACTCCGGCTTGGCGTTGGGGAATCTAA
- the ptsP gene encoding phosphoenolpyruvate--protein phosphotransferase, whose product MVGILIVSHSRKLAQGIQELVSQMIQGTVPIAIAAGMDDPQRPLGTDPLQIQQAIEALDCEDGVLVLMDLGSAVLSAEMALEFLPPEQRSRVKLCGAPLVEGAIAAAVKAATGGNLDQVYQEAYQGLNAKQTHLSFEGTVANLHPATATPPPESREIHLTIGLPMGLHARPAAQLVLNAAQFESQITLRNLTRQTSAINAKSINQVMMLGTRQGDEIAIAATGSDATAALACLQELVENHFGETDLEAPPPALAATPAIENNKLVGIPASSGIAIAPLYLYQSATSIVQHHHSDYPDIEWDELQLAIEIAKKELQTLQHQTFGKTGEQQAAIFTAHSLYLSDPELLSEVQTLIFEQQFTAAAAWKNTIDRTVTRYQALGDRDLQARAIDVADVGERVLRLLAGTIASRIELPEPAILVANDLTPSQTAQLDLSKVKGICTVSGSATSHSGILARSLGLPAIVGLSSQLLRLQPGTLLAMNGDTGELWIEPPPAELRQLEQKQQRQTQTTQPAVALSTPTATRDGHRVKLMANINTLTDAQAVKGSGAEGVGLLRSEFLFLDRTTLPTEAEQVAIYQEIAAAVAPEPLFIRLLDIGGDKPLPYLKLPSEANPFLGYRGIRVLLDRPELLKTQLKAILRVSHQYAVKAILPMVSAIAEVQAVQEILSQAQLELQQANVGFHRQLEIGIMIEVPAAVNLSDQLAGVANFFSIGTNDLTQYVMASDRNNAQVAHLADAFAPAILRNIQQTVTNAHRAGIPVCVCGELAAYREAIPILIGLGVDEFSLPVSVIPQLKRLIAQIDGDEAGAIASAVLNLDSGAAVREYVASRFSLPL is encoded by the coding sequence ATGGTTGGAATTCTTATCGTTTCTCACAGTCGGAAGTTAGCCCAAGGCATTCAAGAGCTAGTCAGTCAAATGATCCAGGGAACTGTGCCGATCGCGATCGCCGCCGGAATGGACGATCCGCAGCGACCATTAGGTACCGATCCGCTCCAAATCCAGCAAGCGATTGAGGCGTTAGACTGCGAGGATGGGGTACTGGTGTTAATGGACTTGGGGAGTGCTGTTTTAAGCGCAGAAATGGCTTTAGAATTTTTACCGCCAGAGCAGCGCAGCCGGGTGAAACTGTGCGGCGCACCCCTTGTAGAAGGCGCGATCGCCGCCGCAGTCAAGGCAGCGACGGGAGGCAATCTCGACCAAGTGTATCAAGAAGCCTACCAAGGACTCAATGCCAAACAAACCCATCTGTCCTTTGAAGGAACGGTCGCTAATCTCCATCCAGCGACCGCTACGCCGCCCCCAGAGAGCCGCGAAATTCACCTGACAATCGGGCTACCAATGGGATTGCACGCCCGTCCTGCGGCTCAATTGGTGCTGAATGCGGCCCAATTTGAATCGCAGATTACCCTCCGCAACCTAACGCGCCAAACTTCAGCGATCAATGCCAAAAGTATCAATCAGGTGATGATGTTAGGGACGCGCCAAGGCGACGAAATTGCGATCGCCGCCACCGGAAGCGATGCCACTGCTGCTCTAGCCTGCTTGCAAGAACTGGTGGAAAATCACTTTGGCGAAACCGACTTAGAAGCACCTCCCCCAGCTTTAGCCGCCACTCCCGCCATCGAAAACAACAAATTAGTCGGCATCCCCGCCTCTAGCGGCATTGCGATCGCGCCACTCTACCTCTACCAAAGCGCCACCAGCATCGTCCAGCACCACCATAGCGATTATCCAGATATTGAGTGGGACGAATTACAACTCGCGATCGAAATCGCCAAAAAAGAACTGCAAACCCTGCAACATCAAACCTTTGGCAAAACTGGAGAACAGCAAGCGGCCATTTTTACCGCCCATTCGCTCTACCTCAGCGATCCGGAACTGCTATCAGAAGTCCAAACCCTGATCTTTGAACAGCAGTTCACCGCCGCCGCCGCTTGGAAAAATACGATCGATCGCACCGTTACTCGCTATCAAGCTTTGGGCGATCGCGATCTGCAAGCGCGAGCCATTGATGTCGCTGATGTGGGAGAACGGGTACTGCGCCTGCTGGCTGGCACCATCGCCAGTCGCATCGAACTCCCCGAACCCGCCATCCTCGTTGCCAACGATCTCACCCCCTCCCAAACCGCCCAACTCGATCTCAGCAAGGTGAAGGGAATTTGTACCGTATCGGGAAGCGCCACCTCCCATAGCGGCATCTTAGCGCGATCGCTCGGTTTACCTGCCATTGTCGGATTATCCTCTCAACTCCTCCGCCTGCAACCCGGTACGTTGCTGGCGATGAATGGCGATACCGGGGAACTGTGGATAGAACCCCCACCCGCCGAACTCCGACAACTCGAACAAAAACAGCAACGTCAAACCCAAACCACTCAACCCGCAGTCGCCCTTTCTACCCCCACCGCAACTCGCGACGGACATCGGGTTAAACTCATGGCTAATATTAATACCCTAACTGATGCCCAAGCCGTTAAAGGGTCGGGAGCAGAAGGCGTAGGTTTATTACGCAGCGAATTTTTATTTTTAGACCGCACAACGCTACCCACCGAAGCCGAACAAGTCGCAATCTATCAAGAAATTGCCGCAGCCGTTGCCCCCGAACCGCTATTCATTCGCCTGTTAGATATTGGAGGAGATAAACCACTCCCCTATCTCAAATTACCGTCGGAAGCCAATCCTTTTTTAGGCTATCGGGGCATTCGCGTTTTGTTAGACCGACCGGAGTTACTCAAAACCCAACTGAAAGCGATTTTACGGGTAAGCCACCAGTACGCTGTTAAGGCGATTTTACCAATGGTGAGCGCGATCGCCGAAGTGCAAGCCGTACAAGAAATCCTCAGCCAAGCTCAACTCGAACTCCAACAGGCGAATGTAGGCTTTCATCGCCAGCTAGAAATTGGGATTATGATTGAAGTGCCTGCGGCGGTCAATCTCTCCGATCAATTGGCGGGAGTGGCTAACTTTTTTAGCATTGGTACCAACGATCTCACCCAGTATGTCATGGCGAGCGATCGCAATAACGCCCAAGTCGCTCACCTCGCCGATGCCTTTGCACCAGCGATCCTCAGAAATATTCAACAAACCGTTACTAATGCTCATCGTGCTGGCATTCCCGTCTGCGTTTGTGGCGAGTTAGCCGCCTATCGGGAAGCCATCCCCATTCTGATCGGTTTGGGGGTGGATGAGTTTAGTCTCCCCGTCTCCGTCATCCCTCAGTTAAAACGGCTCATTGCTCAGATCGATGGAGATGAAGCGGGGGCGATCGCCTCTGCGGTCTTAAATTTAGACTCTGGGGCCGCCGTGCGAGAATATGTAGCCAGTCGCTTTTCTCTTCCGCTATGA
- the mnmE gene encoding tRNA uridine-5-carboxymethylaminomethyl(34) synthesis GTPase MnmE: MVETYIGSGTIAAIATAIIPQQGSVGIVRVSGSEALDIAKTLFHTPGKQAWESHRILYGYIRHPQTQQVVDEALLLIMLAPRSYTREDVVEFHCHGGIMAVQQVLQLCLESGARLAQPGEFTLRAFLNGRLDLTQAEGIADLVGAKSPQAAQSALAGIQGKLAQPIRTIRHQCLDILAEIEARIDFEEDLPPLDVTGIVEAIAQITTQLTQILATADRGELLRTGLKVAIVGRPNVGKSSLLNAWSQSDRAIVTDLPGTTRDVVESQLVVGGIPIQVLDTAGIRDTEDRVEQIGVERSRQAAQKADLVLLTIDAAAGWTTEDEQIYQQVCDRPLILVVNKQDLVDESAIAQLDYPPQITQLVTTAAAQQQGIEALEQAILKQVECDRLQAANLDIAINQRQAAAITRAKASLQQVQETINNQLPLDFWTIDLRAATQALGEILGEEVTESVLDRVFSRFCIGK; encoded by the coding sequence ATGGTAGAAACTTATATTGGATCGGGAACGATTGCAGCGATCGCCACTGCAATTATCCCCCAGCAGGGTAGCGTCGGAATTGTGCGCGTATCGGGTTCCGAAGCCTTAGATATTGCTAAAACCTTATTTCATACCCCCGGAAAACAAGCTTGGGAGTCGCATCGCATCCTTTACGGCTATATTCGCCACCCCCAGACGCAACAGGTGGTGGATGAAGCCCTACTCTTAATTATGCTCGCCCCCCGTTCCTACACGCGAGAAGATGTAGTGGAGTTTCACTGTCACGGGGGAATTATGGCCGTGCAGCAAGTCTTACAATTATGTTTAGAATCGGGCGCAAGGCTAGCGCAACCGGGAGAATTTACCTTAAGAGCGTTTTTAAATGGTCGCCTAGACTTAACCCAAGCCGAAGGAATTGCAGACTTAGTGGGCGCAAAGTCTCCCCAAGCCGCACAAAGCGCCTTAGCCGGAATACAGGGTAAGCTAGCACAACCCATTCGGACAATTCGCCACCAATGTTTAGATATTTTGGCAGAAATTGAGGCGCGGATTGACTTTGAGGAAGATTTACCGCCGTTGGATGTTACGGGAATTGTAGAAGCGATCGCCCAAATTACCACCCAATTAACGCAAATCTTAGCAACCGCCGACCGGGGCGAGTTATTGCGAACCGGGTTAAAAGTGGCAATTGTCGGGCGTCCCAATGTGGGTAAGTCTAGCTTACTCAATGCCTGGAGTCAAAGCGATCGCGCCATTGTTACCGATTTACCGGGTACGACTCGCGACGTGGTGGAGTCGCAACTGGTAGTTGGAGGTATCCCAATTCAAGTTTTAGATACGGCTGGAATTCGCGATACTGAAGATAGGGTAGAGCAAATTGGCGTAGAGCGATCGCGCCAAGCCGCCCAAAAAGCCGATTTAGTCCTACTCACCATTGATGCGGCGGCGGGATGGACAACCGAAGATGAGCAAATTTATCAGCAGGTGTGCGATCGTCCCTTAATTTTAGTGGTGAATAAGCAAGATTTGGTGGATGAAAGCGCGATCGCCCAACTTGATTATCCTCCCCAGATTACCCAACTTGTCACCACCGCCGCCGCCCAACAGCAGGGCATCGAAGCGTTAGAGCAAGCTATCTTAAAACAGGTTGAGTGCGATCGCCTGCAAGCTGCTAATTTAGATATTGCCATCAACCAGCGCCAAGCCGCCGCCATCACCCGCGCCAAAGCTTCTTTACAACAAGTCCAAGAAACCATTAACAACCAACTCCCCCTCGACTTCTGGACTATCGACTTACGCGCCGCCACCCAAGCTCTCGGCGAAATTCTCGGCGAAGAAGTCACAGAGTCCGTCTTAGACCGAGTTTTCAGCCGTTTCTGCATCGGAAAATAA
- a CDS encoding SLBB domain-containing protein has translation MNKRIKNIGIASGVVFTVLVGEIAFKPMARAQLPALPEAAPLPASPLQLDTTYRLGPGDRVRVDIFNVPEYSGEFLILSDGSLNLPLGGSIPVQGLTLQQAQEQISARMARFLRRPLITLSLTQIRPIRIAIAGEINRPGTYTFTLATTGEVGLPTVTRIIEQAGGITQAADLRQIQIRRPRLDIPRDASGNPTQADQILTVDLWQLLRAGDITQDLALRDGDSLFIPTSTQINLDEAAQLSNASFADRTPRSINVAVVGEVRRQGPYTLETSTANNVASLTRAIQVAGGITPTADIRNIQVRRPTKSGQAQTIEIDFWKLLQEGDIRQDIPLQNGDTIVVATATDLAPDEATELASTSFSPEKITINVVGEAMRPGAVEVAPNTPLLQGLLAAGGFNAQARRNRVELIRLNPNGTVSRQTIAVDFNQPLNDQTNPPLRNNDTIVVNRSAPAQIADTLNPFLRVVGTVGGLVSFPGQVFQLFRLLNFGF, from the coding sequence GTGAACAAGCGGATCAAGAACATCGGGATAGCTAGCGGAGTGGTTTTCACGGTACTGGTTGGAGAGATCGCGTTTAAGCCAATGGCGCGGGCGCAACTTCCAGCATTACCAGAAGCCGCCCCTTTACCCGCCAGTCCCCTACAACTGGATACTACCTATCGCTTAGGACCTGGCGATCGCGTTCGAGTCGATATTTTTAACGTTCCCGAATATAGCGGCGAGTTTCTGATTTTATCGGATGGCAGCTTAAACCTCCCCCTAGGCGGCAGCATCCCCGTTCAAGGCTTAACGCTCCAACAAGCCCAAGAACAAATTAGCGCTCGCATGGCTCGATTTTTGCGCCGTCCCCTGATTACCTTAAGCTTGACCCAAATTCGCCCGATCCGAATTGCGATCGCCGGCGAAATTAACCGCCCCGGAACCTACACCTTCACCCTAGCCACCACCGGAGAAGTTGGCCTCCCCACAGTCACCCGCATTATTGAACAAGCCGGAGGGATCACGCAAGCCGCAGACCTGCGCCAAATCCAAATTCGCCGCCCCCGACTCGATATCCCCCGCGATGCTTCCGGAAATCCGACGCAAGCCGATCAAATTTTAACCGTCGATCTGTGGCAACTGCTTCGGGCTGGCGATATTACCCAAGACTTAGCCCTGCGCGATGGCGATAGTCTATTTATCCCCACCTCTACGCAAATCAACCTCGACGAAGCCGCTCAACTGAGCAATGCCAGCTTTGCCGATCGCACCCCCCGCTCCATTAACGTTGCCGTTGTCGGCGAAGTGCGTCGTCAAGGCCCCTATACCCTAGAAACAAGCACGGCGAACAATGTCGCCTCCCTAACGCGAGCCATTCAAGTGGCCGGAGGCATTACCCCAACTGCCGATATCCGCAATATCCAAGTCCGCCGCCCCACAAAATCGGGTCAGGCGCAAACGATCGAAATTGACTTTTGGAAACTCCTGCAAGAAGGAGACATTCGCCAAGACATACCGCTTCAGAATGGCGATACTATTGTCGTAGCCACAGCAACCGATCTCGCCCCCGATGAAGCCACAGAACTCGCCTCCACCAGCTTTTCTCCCGAAAAAATCACAATCAATGTCGTTGGCGAAGCTATGCGCCCCGGTGCGGTTGAAGTTGCCCCCAATACCCCCCTGCTTCAAGGGTTATTAGCCGCAGGAGGTTTCAACGCCCAGGCAAGACGCAATCGAGTCGAACTGATTCGTCTCAATCCCAACGGCACTGTTTCTCGACAAACCATCGCCGTTGATTTTAATCAACCGCTCAACGACCAAACCAACCCGCCCCTGCGGAATAACGATACGATTGTGGTGAATCGTTCTGCCCCGGCTCAGATTGCGGATACCCTCAATCCCTTTTTACGAGTAGTCGGCACCGTTGGCGGTCTGGTATCATTTCCGGGTCAGGTGTTCCAACTATTCCGGCTCCTGAATTTCGGATTCTAA